The proteins below are encoded in one region of Apium graveolens cultivar Ventura chromosome 4, ASM990537v1, whole genome shotgun sequence:
- the LOC141719508 gene encoding protein FAR1-RELATED SEQUENCE 5-like has translation MSLVQHERHVNTATRSLIKTLYDSGVRNCQVMNVTGNIHGGNDKVGFNVQHVRNVLRDKRKKRFEIGDVQAGLDLLHRLNEKNGSKYFIRTKVDEENRLKCLVWIDLRYLMAYQNFSDVVVFDTTYRANRYTMSFVPFTEVNHHYQSVIFGFVLMRDEHASTFEWILRSWLAGVGNKPPLTIITDQDQAMASAIAIILSNTTNLLCSWHISQKFPEKLAHYYSDFPEFKTDFNHYIYKSVTECIFEARWASFVEKYHLQEHKWLNGLYELKHKWILAYTRNTFSAF, from the coding sequence ATGAGTTTGGTACAACACGAAAGACATGTCAACACCGCTACCCGTAGTTTGATTAAAACGCTTTATGATTCGGGGGTTCGTAATTGTCAAGTAATGAATGTGACTGGCAATATTCATGGAGGTAATGATAAAGTTGGTTTCAATGTTCAACATGTTAGGAATGTGTTAAGAGATAAGAGGAAGAAAAGGTTTGAGATTGGTGACGTCCAAGCGGGGTTGGACTTGTTGCATAGGTTGAATGAAAAAAATggttctaaatattttattaggaCCAAAGTTGATGAAGAGAATCGTTTGAAGTGTCTAGTATGGATTGATCTGAGATATTTAATGGCCTATCAAAATTTTAGCGATGTTGTGGTTTTTGATACCACTTATCGGGCAAATAGATATACAATGTCATTTGTCCCATTTACCGAAGTCAATCATCATTATCAATCGGTGATTTTCGGGTTTGTATTGATGCGGGATGAACACGCGTCGACTTTTGAGTGGATTCTTCGTAGTTGGCTTGCAGGTGTGGGGAATAAGCCTCCATTGACTATAATCACGGATCAAGATCAAGCCATGGCAAGCGCTATTGCGATTATACTCTCGAATACTACCAATTTATTGTGTTCTTGGCACATAAGTCAAAAATTCCCCGAGAAATTAGCTCATTATTATTCGGATTTTCCAGAATTTAAGACGGACTTTAACCATTATATTTATAAATCTGTCACCGAATGTATTTTTGAGGCTAGATGGGCATCGTTTGTGGAAAAGTATCACTTGCAAGAGCATAAATGGTTAAATGGGTTATATGAGTTGAAGCACAAGTGGATTCTTGCATATACTAGAAACACATTTTCGGCGTTTTAA
- the LOC141720820 gene encoding F-box/kelch-repeat protein At3g06240-like: MFSSIFLKLLSIQSFGKPRSIAMSSDCTPLFDLLTPDLINDILVRLPVKSLLCCKSVSKSWLSLISDPNFIKSHLKHSITKPGADQVIFATERGTSMSLLRLDSCEIGATLGDISSVHYFETAGSCNGIVCFWFSAFGTGIPCTYLWNPATKQAKMIPPIDYDDVIIVIMGFGFDPLGDDYKVVVLINSFSRDWTIELYSAKTNVWRTVEQNLEDDPNGGLFDACVNGFVCCISYRTESDNMLAFDLNKEVLTCIKLPEGYSPIRITDFNLFKLDDEACLRDSGVEASWTKMLTVDVGHRIESVFGHFSSGDFLLCTAEYGWVLYNSDKNEARNVPVSLDYRRILKYNESLVSITGFEHVNFDAREDVSSSEFQIGSTSSSSMMMPEDTLFDY; encoded by the coding sequence ATGTTTTCATCTATATTTCTAAAGCTCCTCTCCATTCAATCATTTGGTAAACCTCGATCCATCGCAATGAGTTCCGATTGTACTCCGTTGTTTGATTTGTTAACACCAGATCTCATCAACGATATTCTTGTTAGACTTCCGGTGAAATCACTTCTCTGTTGCAAATCAGTATCCAAATCCTGGTTGTCCCTTATCTCAGACCCTAATTTCATCAAATCTCACCTCAAGCACTCTATCACTAAACCTGGAGCTGATCAAGTTATCTTCGCCACTGAACGAGGAACGTCAATGTCTCTTCTCCGTCTCGATTCTTGTGAAATTGGTGCCACACTAGGTGATATCTCTTCTGTACACTATTTTGAAACTGCTGGTTCTTGTAATGGCATTGTTTGTTTTTGGTTCTCGGCTTTCGGAACCGGAATACCTTGTACCTATCTTTGGAATCCCGCTACCAAACAAGCTAAAATGATTCCCCCAATTGACTATGATgatgttattattgttattatggGCTTTGGTTTTGATCCTCTAGGTGATGATTATAAGGTTGTTGTGTtgattaattctttctctagGGATTGGACTATTGAGCTCTATTCTGCCAAAACTAATGTTTGGCGAACGGTAGAGCAGAATCTAGAAGATGATCCGAATGGAGGTCTTTTTGATGCGTGTGTCAATGGTTTTGTGTGTTGCATCTCGTATCGTACGGAATCGGATAATATGCTGGCTTTCGATTTAAATAAGGAGGTTTTGACTTGTATTAAGTTACCTGAAGGATATTCTCCTATTCGTATTACGGACTTTAATCTGTTCAAGTTGGATGATGAGGCATGCCTCCGTGATAGTGGAGTTGAGGCATCGTGGACTAAAATGCTCACTGTTGATGTTGGTCATCGAATTGAGAGTGTTTTTGGCCACTTTAGCAGTGGTGATTTCCTGCTATGCACTGCAGAATATGGTTGGGTTTTGTATAATTCTGACAAAAATGAGGCCAGAAATGTCCCAGTCTCACTTGATTACCGTCGAATTTTGAAGTATAATGAGAGCTTGGTTTCAATCACTGGATTCGAGCATGTCAACTTTGATGCCCGTGAAGATGTTTCAAGCTCTGAATTCCAAATAGGGTCTACAAGCTCAAGCTCAATGATGATGCCCGAAGATACCTTGTTTGATTATTGA
- the LOC141719509 gene encoding protein FAR1-RELATED SEQUENCE 5-like, whose amino-acid sequence MNSFFDKYVSSATGLKELIENAQKVLGRQFMRENEEDYVMINLKHPMKMHTTLEYHASCIYTNEMFRRFHDDLVESSKYFIEKDRRACEEGERMRDVYTYYSYYRPMSEPTRKNVYFVAFEKASFLGMCMCRMFEHSGLPCRHLLAVFTKKRVSEIPPYFIKSRWTMHANRVDGVLPYDLDVGQSHAMTSTDRFNSMTMLTMSFCQSSIASKEWYDYAVRFMNREIPILERMSVDGIKSYEINSHAPNINAHEELILDPIMSQTKGRKKDVHFKSPIE is encoded by the coding sequence ATGAATTCTTTCTTTGATAAGTATGTGAGTTCGGCAACCGGTTTGAAGGAATTAATTGAAAATGCCCAAAAAGTATTGGGAAGGCAATTCATGAGGGAGAATGAAGAAGATTATGTCATGATTAATCTAAAACATCCCATGAAAATGCATACCACATTGGAGTATCATGCTTCTTGTATTTACACTAATGAAATGTTTAGAAGATTTCATGATGATTTGGTTGAGTCTTCAAAATACTTCATTGAAAAAGACCGACGAGCTTGTgaagaaggagagagaatgagGGATGTCTATACGTACTATAGTTATTATAGGCCCATGTCCGAGCCTACGAGAAAAAATGTTTATTTTGTGGCATTCGAGAAAGCAAGCTTTTTGGGAATGTGTATGTGTAGAATGTTTGAACATTCGGGGCTACCTTGTAGACACCTATTGGCGGTATTCACTAAGAAACGGGTTTCAGAAATTCCCCCGTATTTTATAAAATCGAGGTGGACAATGCAtgccaatagagttgatggtgtgtTGCCTTACGATTTGGATGTTGGACAAAGTCATGCGATGACCTCAACCGATCGATTTAATAGCATGACAATGTTAACCATGAGTTTTTGTCAAAGTAGCATTGCATCCAAGGAATGGTATGATTATGCCGTTAGATTTATGAATCGAGAAATACCAATTCTCGAAAGAATGAGCGTTGATGGAATTAAATCTTACGAAATCAATTCTCATGCTCCAAATATAAATGCTCATGAAGAACTAATTCTTGACCCTATTATGTCCCAAACTAAAGGGAGGAAAAAGGACGTTCATTTCAAAAGTCCCATAGA